The sequence TATTCTTAGCATCATCGGCCCCCAAAGTTTCCAACACGGTTGTTTGAGTCCCACTTCCTTCGCCGTCTGCATATGTATCACCAAATACCATACATAGTTATAGCCATTGTGGTAGTCCATGCTTCTTAAAtcgtgcccaagtagggttatcctaataaataaaaaatacgcaTAATCAAATACTTGAATTGATATATTCTGGCATTTCAAAATActcaaattaaatacaaattgagCATACCTTAATATGCGATTCCCAGatggattcatcatcaacagtacAAGTTCTTGAAGCAGTATCCCAACCAAAACCAGTTGTCTCCAATAGCTTCTTAAACTGACTATAATCCTGCCTCAGTTTGTTCACTTTGTTCTTCAACTGTATAATGGCATAGTTGACcccaattttttctttgaagttattGGCAATGTTGTTCCAACCAGCTTTATTAAAAGTCGAAGTAgtcctatttcctttcttaactTCCTCTACCATCAGAACAATAAGGGTGTCTACATTTGCTTGGCTCCATTTTGCAGTCTCATTAACTGCTTGTTTTGAAGTTGaaattttctcactattttaccaaaaaaaaaaagaacatgaatttaaaatccaaattgaaaacacTGATTTTCACCAAGGCACCCCAACCCTTAATCTATGAAACCCCTATGACCTTACTCACACAGGGCTTTCAAAGGCCTTCAATGAGGTTTTGAATACATATTGGGTTGTACTAAAATGAACCAGTGGCATTCGCAAGAAAACTTCACTTCAATTCACTCCAGTAATAAATTAGAAAGATGTTATATTGCCACTTCAAAATGACTTCTACCACAATGCTACATATATGACCTTATCCCTTTcagtaaaaaagagagaaccaaGGAATCAAATTAATGTAGAAGTCTTGAGGTAAATAATGGCCAAATAGATAGGAGAACAATACTATTACTTTTTGCAGTTTAAGTTAAACAAAGCCCAAAGCTAGGGATTCGACCTCTGAGCATGAAATTCAGATTTTCTTCAAATATATGCCAAATAGATATTATATAGTCCCTATGTTCCACAGTAATCATCCCTTTGAAAAAGCCAATGTTTAAGGAGAAGGggttaaagaattaaaaactccctcatttttcaaatttggcttcCATTACTTATCTAAACTCTCTCCAAGTTGGGTGATAAATAAATGTGCTAATTAATGCAAGAGGGAAAAATAGTAATCTTCATAAAATCTCATTGCTGAATTTTTGCGACAGACAAAAATCTCATTGTTgtagatttttttcccctttctccccccTTCTTAATCCTAATTGGGCATAGAAATTAGACAAATAAAGGAAAAGTACTCTATGATAAATCTCTGAATTGTTGGAAGGAAGCCACTTCTCTGTTGTGATAAGCAAAACTCCataaattatttttccatttattcaCCAAGATCATCTTTCTTCAACAATtggtgttcctttttttttttggggggtggggaggaagagagagagattcctaaAGGTAATAGCTTTCAAACGAGGAAGAAACTAATTTATAGAACCAAACAAAAGGGACGACATAATAAACATTTCCATGATAGACCGACTATAAATCCCAATTCAAAAGCACTAAGAAGGTGTTTTACCTGAACAATCAGCTCATTCAACGTGACACATTCaggatcagaaaaagaaaacccaacgcAGAAAAAGCTAAAATATTGCACAAGAAAGAATGTTCAGTTACCTCAAATTGCTGAAAACCTCTCAATCTCCGTATACCCTCGAAAGAATCACCTGCGATGTCAGAAACAGTTTCAAAACCCATCATCCACTGAATACAAAATAAGGGTTTGAGCAAAAAACTGTTAAGGAAAGACCCTATCAAAGAACAAATAAGAAGGATTAAAATTTGTACCGAGCAACAAAGAATCAAGGAGacaaagaggagtaaagaaaaggagaaggggaGAATCGCCTGATCCTGTCTCTCCCAACAATGACGCTTGAATCTTTGCAGTACTGCCAGAGCCTCCAGACCCTCGATCTGTCCGGTAATTAGCAATAGAAAACAATATCAGANNNNNNNNNNNNNNNNNNNNNNNNNNNNNNNNNNNNNNNNNNNNNNNNNNttaaccccccccccccgggggcgGCTAATAGAAGGGTTCAGCAACTTGTGAAGAATCTTCTTCATAAATACCCATAAGGACAATATGTTTACTTTCATCTTGTTTTGCAGTAAAA is a genomic window of Macadamia integrifolia cultivar HAES 741 unplaced genomic scaffold, SCU_Mint_v3 scaffold3132, whole genome shotgun sequence containing:
- the LOC122067800 gene encoding uncharacterized protein LOC122067800, coding for MVEEVKKGNRTTSTFNKAGWNNIANNFKEKIGVNYAIIQLKNKVNKLRQDYSQFKKLLETTGFGWDTASRTCTVDDESIWESHIKDNPTWARFKKHGLPQWL